In Populus trichocarpa isolate Nisqually-1 chromosome 12, P.trichocarpa_v4.1, whole genome shotgun sequence, a genomic segment contains:
- the LOC7489840 gene encoding uncharacterized protein LOC7489840 isoform X1, with the protein MISSRAFSLMRKPFFPTTCRSFGTFYGHENSNIIRSFKVAKPWRSNYMLQSMEIPKGGHRLSFFISYHVVSDDDEADQEPNWKRKQTKRPAESSFSKLFKHKKSRQTEAGSSDCCVKDGQKVKIHLKLYDIHTHEVRCETNPEHDPEIIGPGENDICEGLYEGIVGMRVGQIRRIVLPLSSDLTGEYNKMMMKKKRFEDHGIYHVKLVEIIG; encoded by the exons ATGATTTCCTCTCGGGCTTTCTCTCTCATGCGCAAGCCATTCTTTCCCA CCACATGTCGCTCGTTCGGGACTTTCTATGGTCATGAGAACAGTAACATTATTCGCAGCTTCAAGGTTGCCAA ACCATGGCGCAGCAATTATATGTTACAAAGCATGGAGATTCCGAAGGGCGGTCATCGCCTCTCGTTTTTCATCTCATATCATGTTGTATCAGATGATGACGAAGCTGATCAGG AACCTAATTGgaagagaaaacaaaccaaacggCCTGCAGAATCGTCTTTCTCCAAATTGTTCAAGCACAAAAAGTCCAGGCAGACGGAAGCCGGCAGTAGTGACTGTTGCGTAAAGGACGGTCAGAAG GTAAAAATTCACCTCAAGCTCTATGATATTCACACTCATGAAGTGCGTTGCGAAACTAACCCGGAACATGATCCTGAAATAATAGGTCCAGGCGAGAACGATATATGTGAAG GCTTGTATGAAGGGATTGTGGGCATGCGAGTTGGGCAAATAAGAAGAATCGTCCTTCCACTGTCTTCG GATTTGACTGGAGAATACAataagatgatgatgaagaagaagcgCTTCGAAGATCATGGAATTTATCATGTGAAATTGGTCGAAATCATCGGATGA
- the LOC18110686 gene encoding uncharacterized protein LOC18110686 — MAGGSGSASTSIDIEELLKDFPDRMQTTLPEEMCIYHVPVDIRQVNKDAYTPQVICIGPIHQKNENQVMKELKRRYFKQFLNRLPVGKRKPVLEDLVETIKGRVDKIRNCYEDAAYELCKDPKGCEFKIHNCYEDAAFELRKDPKDREVEILDCSEDDSSKRCEDQKVFWKMILWDAVFIFELFLKNREFKEDKKSQGKEDTEKYQEKYQEKYKYDYIIAKPWLRSAVQRDLILLENQLPFCILQVLYGIVSKYNITGYSCPPKTGCSCLPETDKTCCSCLPETDCCCPCIAFRELTCTFFKNYNKNKNKTSPEKPLHFTDLVRSFFLPKDLNTKDPNPKDPRTIKKLHRATRLHQAGMKFKPKKPVEYNIRSWKEVDSIKKGELHFPTLVMDDHTECLFRNLMALEQCHYPNEAFICEYVKFLDFLVDTEEDADLLIKSEVIVNRLGESDEVAKLINKLCQGIVEVSSRYDRLAKDLNAYYDNPCNNSKAFLRREYFRNVWIGTGTVVALIVLFITLFSFVRSFF, encoded by the coding sequence ATGGCCGGTGGCAGTGGTTCAGCGAGCACTTCAATTGATATTGAAGAGCTTTTGAAAGACTTTCCAGATAGAATGCAAACGACCTTGCCGGAAGAGATGTGTATCTACCATGTCCCGGTAGACATTCGTCAAGTAAATAAAGATGCCTATACCCCTCAGGTGATTTGTATAGGCCCAATTcaccaaaagaatgaaaaccaagTTATGAAAGAACTGAAGCGAAGATATTTCAAACAATTCCTTAACAGACTGCCCGTGGGAAAACGGAAACCGGTTCTGGAGGACCTTGTGGAGACCATTAAAGGTCGTGTAGATAAAATCCGCAATTGTTATGAAGATGCTGCATATGAACTTTGCAAGGATCCAAAAGGTTGTGAATTTAAAATCCACAATTGTTATGAAGATGCTGCATTTGAACTTCGCAAGGATCCAAAGGATCGTGAAGTTGAAATCCTCGATTGTTCTGAAGATGATTCTTCTAAACGTTGCGAGGATCAAAAGGTGTTTTGGAAGATGATTCTATGGGATGCTGTATTCATCTTTGAGCTCTTCTTGAAGAATAGAGAATTTAAGGAAGATAAAAAATCTCAAGGCAAAGAAGATACAGAGAAATACCAGGAGAAATACCAGGAGAAATATAAGTACGATTATATAATAGCTAAACCCTGGCTGAGATCTGCTGTGCAACGGGACCTGATATTACTCGAGAATCAGCTGCCGTTCTGTATTCTTCAAGTTTTATATGGTATTGTCTCCAAATATAATATAACCGGTTACTCTTGTCCACCTAAAACCGGTTGCTCTTGTCTACCTGAAACCGATAAAACCTGTTGTTCTTGTCTACCTGAAACCGATTGCTGTTGTCCATGTATAGCTTTCCGGGAACTTACTTGCACGTTCTTTAAGAACtacaacaagaacaagaacaaaaccaGTCCTGAGAAACCATTACATTTCACTGATCTGGTaagatctttttttcttcccaaaGACCTAAACACCAAAGATCCAAACCCAAAAGACccaagaacaattaaaaaacttcaCAGAGCAACTAGGCTGCACCAAGCAGGAATGAAGTTCAAGCCAAAGAAGCCAGTTGAATATAACATAAGATCATGGAAGGAAGTTGATTCTATCAAGAAAGGTGAGTTACATTTTCCAACCCTTGTGATGGACGATCATACTGAATGTCTCTTTCGAAACCTGATGGCGCTGGAGCAGTGTCATTATCCTAATGAAGCGTTCATCTGCGAGTATGTTAAATTCTTGGATTTTCTTGTGGATACCGAAGAAGATGCAGATTTGCTCATTAAAAGTGAAGTTATTGTTAATAGGCTTGGAGAAAGTGATGAAGTGGCTAAGTTGATTAACAAACTTTGCCAAGGAATCGTAGAAGTCTCTTCGCGTTATGACAGGCTCGCCAAAGATTTAAATGCTTACTATGACAACCCGTGTAACAATAGTAAGGCCTTCCTCAGAAGAGAGTATTTCAGGAATGTTTGGATAGGCACTGGAACCGTTGTTGCATTGATCGTCCTGTTCATCACTTTGTTCAGCTTTGTTCGATCTTTTTTTTAG